The window TCAAATCACAAATGAATAAGTGTAAGACTTGGTCCTCAATTCATCCTTGCTTTAGGATGCAGTTTTAACATGCCAAAGCTTTCTCATGGCATTTTTCACCTCTGCATTCCTCAGTGTGTAAATGAGTGGTTGAGGAAGGGTGTTCCAATGgtataaaatggtataaaaaaGATGATACTGGAGAATTCACAGTGTCTGTCATCTAGAAAAATTAAGAACCCACAATTCCAATGTAAGTACACTTGACTCTTACAATATTCAGAAATGAACATGTTTAGTATCTGTACTTATTCAATCAAATTGTAactgattaaatttaaaaattggcccTCAATATATCCTTGCTCAGGATGCAGTTTTAACATGCCACAGCTTTCTCATGACATTTTTCAGCTCTGCATTCCTCAGTGTGTAGATCAGTGGGTTGAGGAAGGGTGTTCTAGTGGTATACTGCCACCAGCTTGTCCATGGGGAAGGTGGTTGGGGggcatgtatatatgaatatacaggGACCAAAGAACAAGAACACTACAATGATGTGAGACATGCAAGTGGAGAGggcttttttcctcccttccacatTGTGGTTTCTCAGCGAATGCAGGATGACAATGTACAAGATCATCAAAATCATGAAGCTGCTGGAGCAAATTGCCCCACTGTTAGACACCAAGAGCAGATTGATCATGTAAGTGTCCATGCAGGCGAGTTTCAACAAGGGCTGCAGATCACAGTAGTAATGGTCAATCAAATCTGGTCCACAGAAGGGCAATCTCAAGGCCAGGATAATCTGAGCAGTGGAATG of the Sciurus carolinensis chromosome 11, mSciCar1.2, whole genome shotgun sequence genome contains:
- the LOC124958701 gene encoding olfactory receptor 4C11-like, which encodes MVFLIFLILYEGTVVGSMLIIVTIKCSRSLGNPMYFFLFYLSFADSWFSISTAPRLIADALSTKKKKKVISYNECMTQIFALHLFGCMEIFVLILMAADHYVAICKPLHYPRIMTRQVCLILIILAWIGSFMHSTAQIILALRLPFCGPDLIDHYYCDLQPLLKLACMDTYMINLLLVSNSGAICSSSFMILMILYIVILHSLRNHNVEGRKKALSTCMSHIIVVFLFFGPCIFIYTCPPTTFPMDKLVAVFYTIGTPFLNHSFTH